Proteins from a single region of Methanotorris igneus Kol 5:
- a CDS encoding DUF3226 domain-containing protein, which translates to MEKITKGKILIVEGEDEKRFFKEFLNFLGISDVQILKYDGKNNLKNRLKVWVRDSNFRNVNIFGIIIDADNNSHTSFQSVCDILRNVGLKPPQKMYVFSDGYPRIGVYIMPGNFENGMLEDLCIRTVKNCPLIQCVDNLIECAKNLYNNGSVKRFFESYEYFKQRGFYRNNFSNSNGIIRNIAKAKALAYLSIMPEIVYSVGVGAEKGYWNFESEELNELRRFLEYFR; encoded by the coding sequence ATGGAGAAAATAACGAAAGGAAAGATACTTATTGTTGAAGGGGAAGACGAAAAAAGATTTTTCAAAGAATTTTTAAATTTTTTAGGTATATCCGATGTTCAAATTTTAAAATACGATGGAAAAAATAACCTTAAAAACAGATTGAAAGTTTGGGTCAGAGATTCTAATTTTAGAAATGTGAATATTTTTGGAATTATTATTGATGCAGATAACAATTCACACACATCTTTTCAAAGTGTTTGTGATATTCTAAGAAATGTGGGTTTAAAGCCACCACAAAAAATGTATGTTTTTTCTGATGGATATCCAAGAATTGGGGTTTATATCATGCCAGGTAATTTTGAAAATGGAATGTTAGAAGATTTGTGTATAAGGACTGTTAAAAATTGTCCTTTAATTCAGTGTGTTGATAACTTAATTGAGTGTGCTAAAAATTTATATAATAATGGCTCTGTTAAGAGGTTCTTTGAAAGTTATGAGTACTTTAAGCAGAGAGGATTTTACAGAAACAATTTTTCGAATTCCAATGGGATAATTAGAAATATCGCAAAAGCAAAAGCGTTAGCATATTTATCAATTATGCCAGAGATTGTTTATTCTGTTGGTGTTGGAGCAGAAAAAGGTTATTGGAACTTTGAATCAGAAGAACTTAATGAATTAAGAAGATTTTTAGAATATTTTAGATAA
- a CDS encoding AAA family ATPase: protein MFKKVIINSFRSINNLEIDDLKKVNLFVGKNNCGKTSVLEGIYLLSNPMSILNLVNIRNFRKMYIDSEVFNNALLTIFNNMDTDIPVKIEGFINSYKKKELTINYIDESKIRYDENIGGFPIGGLHLNYITFEGSNITDEKCYEVSIWERGERLKNKIVIKENNSIESVVPFPVGVRISQIASLTKEQKSVYLSPKMDMNDIAGWLNKLQISKEIGEIIEILQEIEPSIKDLRIGADGIIYCDVGVKKLIPINVMGDGILKLLIILSAIYNAKGGFVFIDEIENGLHYSSLEILWKGIFEASKKFNVQIFATTHSWECIEAFSNVHENDAEEGVDIRLYRIERYENELKAIDYDRETIKEAIKMKWEMR, encoded by the coding sequence ATGTTTAAAAAAGTTATAATTAACTCATTTAGGAGTATAAATAATCTTGAAATTGATGATTTAAAAAAAGTTAATTTATTTGTTGGTAAAAACAATTGCGGTAAGACATCAGTTCTTGAAGGGATTTATTTACTAAGTAATCCTATGTCGATTTTAAATTTAGTTAATATTAGAAATTTTAGGAAAATGTATATAGATTCAGAAGTTTTTAACAACGCATTATTGACAATTTTTAATAATATGGATACTGACATTCCAGTTAAGATTGAAGGTTTTATAAATTCATATAAGAAAAAAGAACTTACTATAAATTACATAGATGAAAGTAAGATTAGATACGATGAGAATATTGGTGGTTTTCCAATTGGAGGATTACATTTAAATTACATAACATTTGAAGGTTCTAATATAACCGATGAAAAATGTTATGAAGTGTCTATTTGGGAAAGGGGAGAAAGATTAAAAAATAAGATTGTAATTAAAGAAAATAATAGTATAGAATCTGTTGTTCCTTTTCCTGTGGGAGTTAGAATTTCTCAAATAGCTAGCTTAACAAAAGAACAAAAATCAGTATATTTATCACCAAAGATGGATATGAATGATATAGCAGGGTGGTTAAATAAACTTCAAATTTCAAAAGAAATTGGCGAAATAATAGAAATATTACAAGAAATAGAACCATCTATAAAAGATTTGAGAATTGGGGCAGACGGCATTATATATTGTGATGTAGGTGTTAAAAAACTTATACCAATAAATGTAATGGGTGATGGAATTCTAAAATTATTGATTATTTTATCAGCAATATATAATGCAAAGGGTGGGTTCGTATTTATCGATGAAATAGAAAATGGTTTGCATTATTCGTCATTAGAAATTTTATGGAAGGGGATTTTTGAAGCATCAAAGAAATTTAACGTTCAGATATTTGCAACAACACATTCATGGGAATGTATAGAAGCATTTAGCAATGTTCATGAGAATGATGCAGAAGAAGGGGTTGATATAAGGTTGTATAGAATAGAGAGATATGAAAATGAGTTGAAAGCTATTGATTATGATAGAGAAACAATTAAAGAAGCGATTAAAATGAAGTGGGAGATGAGGTAA
- the gatA gene encoding Asp-tRNA(Asn)/Glu-tRNA(Gln) amidotransferase subunit GatA, which translates to MSTNLNKNGDCMIVERVQEYLEKIEKMKDINAYIEVNKERVLKEAEELEKNEKLKDKPLYGKIIAVKANINVKGYTISCASKTLENYIAPYDATVIKKLKANGALIIGMTNMDEFACGSSGETSYYGPTKNPKAEDRIPGGSSSGSAAAVAADLCDMALGSDTGGSIRNPASHCGVVGFKPSYGVVSRQGLCDLAMSFDQIGPITKNAEDALLLTNIIKGKDPSDSTTVETPKFEKEDISNYKVGVVKEFMEVADDKIRDKIEKGIEVFGDLGCEIVELSYKYVDLALPTYYLINYVEFFSATRKYDGRRYGYRIEEVCGEEVLRRILIGKHISEKEYSGKYYKRALQARNVMRKEMMRILKDVDVIVGPTVPKLPHKLGEKLSPMEMYAYDVLTVPTNICGICAGVVPCGDVNGIPVGLQIQAKPFEDQKVLSAMIAFEKAL; encoded by the coding sequence ATAAGCACAAATCTTAACAAAAATGGTGATTGCATGATTGTTGAAAGAGTTCAGGAGTATTTGGAAAAAATTGAAAAAATGAAGGATATCAATGCATACATTGAAGTTAACAAAGAGAGAGTCTTAAAAGAGGCAGAAGAATTAGAAAAAAATGAAAAATTAAAAGATAAACCATTATACGGTAAAATTATTGCAGTTAAGGCCAATATCAACGTTAAGGGCTATACTATCTCATGTGCATCAAAAACACTTGAAAATTATATAGCCCCTTATGATGCAACAGTCATTAAAAAGTTAAAGGCAAATGGGGCCTTAATAATTGGAATGACAAATATGGATGAATTTGCATGTGGAAGTAGTGGAGAAACATCATATTACGGCCCAACAAAAAACCCAAAGGCAGAAGATAGAATCCCAGGGGGAAGTAGTTCAGGAAGTGCTGCCGCTGTTGCCGCTGACCTCTGTGACATGGCACTTGGAAGCGATACTGGGGGAAGTATTAGAAATCCTGCCTCACATTGTGGAGTTGTTGGATTTAAGCCATCTTATGGAGTTGTTAGTAGGCAGGGGCTTTGTGATTTAGCAATGAGTTTTGATCAAATAGGGCCTATAACAAAGAACGCTGAAGATGCCTTATTATTAACAAATATAATAAAAGGGAAAGATCCAAGTGATTCAACAACAGTAGAAACACCAAAATTTGAAAAGGAAGATATCAGCAACTACAAGGTTGGTGTCGTTAAGGAATTTATGGAAGTTGCCGATGATAAGATTAGGGATAAGATAGAGAAAGGCATTGAAGTATTTGGAGATTTGGGTTGCGAAATCGTTGAGTTGAGTTATAAGTATGTTGATTTAGCATTGCCAACCTACTACTTAATTAACTATGTGGAGTTTTTCTCTGCAACAAGAAAGTATGATGGGAGAAGGTATGGTTACAGAATAGAAGAAGTTTGTGGAGAAGAGGTTTTGAGGAGAATATTGATTGGAAAACACATCAGTGAAAAAGAATACAGTGGTAAATACTACAAAAGAGCACTGCAAGCAAGAAATGTTATGAGAAAGGAGATGATGAGAATCCTCAAAGATGTTGATGTTATAGTTGGCCCAACAGTTCCAAAATTACCACACAAATTAGGAGAAAAATTGAGTCCAATGGAAATGTATGCTTACGATGTTTTAACAGTCCCAACAAACATCTGTGGAATCTGTGCTGGAGTTGTGCCATGCGGGGATGTAAATGGTATTCCAGTTGGATTGCAAATTCAGGCAAAGCCATTTGAAGACCAAAAAGTATTAAGTGCGATGATTGCATTTGAGAAGGCATTATAA
- a CDS encoding ribosome biogenesis/translation initiation ATPase RLI, translating to MSRLAIIDYDRCQPKKCAMECIKYCPGVRMGEETIVMDESLGKPVISEELCSGCGICTKRCPFNAISIIGLPEELSEDKIVHSYGKNRFRLYGLVVPREGVVGILGPNGVGKSTILRILSGELIPNLGKLDEEPSYDKVIKHFAGTELQNYFEKLKNKEIKVIHKVQYVDVLPKVVKGKVIDILKRIDEKEKLDEIIEKLDLKNILDRELSQLSGGELQRVAIAAACLRKGDVYYFDEPTSWLDVKQRFNAARTIRELDGHVVVVEHDLIVLDYLSDYIHIVYGVPSAYGIVSHPRGVRVGINAYLDGHLKEENIKFRKEPIKFEKRPPLDTSNRPLLLKYSKMSKALDGFKLEVEGGEIYKGEVIGILGPNGIGKTTFVKLLAKIIEPDEGNVEGDIKISYKPQYITPDYDGTVEELLSSITNINSSYYKSEIIKPLQLEKLLDMNVKDLSGGELQRVAIAACLSKDADVYLIDEPSAFLDVEQRLSVSKVIRRMADEKEAAMFVVDHDILFQDYISDRFIVFSGEPGRYGKGSSPMNKRDGANIFLKEMGITFRRDPDTGRPRANKEGSQRDLYQKEIGEYYYVDE from the coding sequence ATGTCAAGATTAGCAATTATTGATTACGACAGATGTCAGCCAAAGAAATGTGCAATGGAATGCATCAAATACTGCCCGGGCGTAAGGATGGGGGAAGAGACCATTGTAATGGATGAAAGCTTAGGAAAGCCAGTAATATCAGAGGAACTTTGTAGTGGTTGTGGAATCTGCACTAAGAGATGTCCATTTAACGCCATATCCATCATCGGTTTACCGGAGGAATTGAGTGAGGATAAGATAGTGCACTCTTATGGGAAAAATAGATTTAGATTGTATGGTTTAGTTGTTCCAAGAGAAGGAGTTGTCGGTATTTTGGGGCCTAACGGTGTTGGGAAATCTACGATTTTGAGGATATTGAGTGGGGAGTTAATACCAAATTTAGGCAAATTGGATGAAGAACCATCTTATGACAAGGTTATAAAGCACTTTGCAGGGACAGAGTTGCAGAACTACTTTGAAAAATTAAAAAATAAGGAGATTAAGGTTATTCACAAAGTCCAGTATGTGGATGTTTTGCCAAAGGTTGTTAAAGGGAAGGTTATTGATATCTTAAAGAGGATTGATGAAAAGGAGAAGTTGGATGAGATTATAGAAAAACTTGATTTAAAGAATATTTTGGATAGGGAATTGAGCCAGTTGAGTGGTGGAGAATTGCAGAGAGTTGCTATTGCCGCTGCATGTTTGAGGAAGGGAGATGTCTATTACTTTGACGAGCCAACATCATGGCTTGATGTTAAGCAGAGGTTCAATGCTGCAAGAACAATAAGGGAATTAGATGGACATGTTGTTGTTGTAGAGCATGATTTGATTGTTTTGGATTATTTATCTGACTATATACACATTGTCTATGGGGTTCCTTCTGCTTATGGTATTGTTTCCCATCCAAGGGGAGTTAGAGTTGGAATTAATGCATATTTAGATGGGCATTTGAAGGAGGAGAACATAAAGTTTAGAAAAGAGCCAATAAAGTTTGAGAAAAGGCCACCATTAGATACATCTAACAGGCCTCTATTGCTGAAATATTCAAAAATGTCAAAGGCATTGGATGGCTTTAAGTTGGAAGTTGAAGGTGGAGAAATTTATAAAGGGGAAGTCATTGGTATTTTAGGGCCTAATGGCATAGGAAAGACAACATTTGTTAAGTTGTTGGCAAAGATTATTGAGCCAGATGAAGGAAATGTTGAGGGAGATATTAAGATATCCTACAAGCCACAATACATAACCCCCGACTATGATGGAACAGTTGAGGAGCTTTTATCATCAATAACGAACATAAACTCATCCTACTACAAATCAGAGATAATTAAGCCATTACAACTGGAGAAATTGTTGGATATGAACGTTAAAGATTTGTCTGGTGGGGAATTGCAGAGGGTTGCTATTGCGGCATGTTTGAGCAAAGATGCAGATGTTTATTTAATTGACGAGCCATCAGCATTCTTGGATGTTGAGCAAAGGTTGAGCGTATCCAAAGTTATAAGGAGAATGGCGGATGAGAAGGAAGCGGCAATGTTTGTCGTTGACCATGACATATTATTCCAAGATTACATATCAGATAGATTCATAGTATTCAGTGGAGAACCAGGAAGATACGGAAAAGGTTCATCACCAATGAATAAGAGAGATGGGGCAAATATCTTCCTAAAAGAGATGGGAATAACATTCAGAAGAGACCCGGATACAGGAAGGCCAAGGGCAAATAAGGAAGGAAGTCAAAGAGATTTATACCAAAAAGAAATTGGAGAGTACTACTATGTTGATGAATAA
- the hacB gene encoding homoaconitase small subunit, translating into MKIRGRAHVFGDDVDTDAIIPGPYLRTTDVYELASHCMAGIDEDFPKKVKEGDVIVAGENFGCGSSREQAPIAIKYCGIKAVIAESFARIFYRNAINIGLIPIVCKGITKHVKDGDVIEVDLENEKIIINDKITLNCETPKGIEREILEAGGLTNYIKKQQNLKKVASN; encoded by the coding sequence ATGAAGATTAGGGGTAGAGCTCATGTTTTTGGGGATGATGTTGATACTGACGCAATCATTCCAGGGCCATATTTAAGAACTACAGATGTTTATGAACTTGCTTCCCACTGTATGGCTGGGATTGATGAGGATTTTCCGAAGAAGGTTAAAGAGGGGGATGTTATTGTTGCTGGGGAGAATTTTGGTTGTGGTTCGAGTAGGGAGCAAGCACCAATAGCAATAAAATATTGCGGAATAAAAGCAGTTATAGCAGAGAGTTTTGCAAGAATCTTTTACAGGAATGCAATAAACATTGGGTTAATTCCAATAGTTTGTAAGGGTATTACCAAACACGTTAAAGATGGGGACGTTATTGAAGTTGACTTGGAAAATGAGAAGATTATAATAAACGATAAAATCACCCTAAACTGCGAAACACCAAAAGGCATAGAAAGAGAAATCTTAGAAGCGGGAGGATTAACCAACTATATCAAAAAACAACAAAATTTAAAAAAGGTCGCATCAAATTAA
- a CDS encoding RNA methyltransferase, which produces MEPIVIFVNPKYSGNVGAIARNMKNFGVKELRIVGNRDILDKEAYIRAVHAKDILDNAKFYNSLKDAIEDIDFVVATSGAIGGDRNLKRVPITPREFAKRSLEIEGKVGIVFGREDDGLTNEELELCDLLVSIPTSEEYPIMNVSHAVAVILYELYVTRVEHEKEIPYNVKMRVASKLEKEILIKLFNEFVDKSNIPDYRKDLCKVIFKRIISRAFISGKEANTLMCVFRDKLKKD; this is translated from the coding sequence ATGGAGCCAATAGTAATCTTTGTAAATCCAAAATATAGTGGAAATGTAGGAGCAATTGCAAGAAATATGAAAAATTTTGGAGTTAAGGAATTGAGGATTGTTGGAAATAGAGATATTTTAGATAAAGAAGCATACATCAGGGCAGTTCATGCAAAAGACATCTTAGACAATGCAAAATTTTACAACAGTTTAAAGGATGCGATAGAAGATATTGATTTTGTTGTAGCGACATCTGGTGCAATTGGTGGAGATAGGAATTTGAAGAGAGTTCCAATTACACCAAGAGAATTTGCAAAGAGGAGTTTGGAAATTGAAGGAAAAGTAGGAATTGTTTTTGGTAGGGAAGATGATGGTTTAACTAATGAAGAATTGGAGTTGTGTGATTTGTTGGTTTCTATTCCAACATCAGAGGAATACCCTATAATGAATGTGTCCCATGCTGTTGCTGTAATTCTGTATGAACTTTATGTTACAAGGGTTGAACATGAAAAAGAAATCCCATATAATGTTAAAATGAGAGTGGCATCAAAATTGGAAAAGGAGATACTAATTAAGTTATTTAATGAATTCGTAGATAAATCAAATATTCCAGATTATAGGAAAGATTTATGCAAAGTCATCTTTAAAAGGATTATAAGTAGGGCATTCATAAGTGGAAAAGAAGCAAACACGTTAATGTGTGTTTTTAGGGATAAATTGAAAAAGGATTAA
- a CDS encoding ribonuclease VapC5: MKPKILDASAFIHDYNPILEEGEHYTTYDIISEVESRAEIVKQSLNLGKLKAMEPSVKNILKVKDMVSKTGDALSEADIGILALALDLDGVLYTDDYGIQNVARKLGVEVRSIITEGVKEEFIWRKVCKGCKKMYPMEHEEDVCEICGGILERKMVKGRLRKKHKAKRKKKKKMW; encoded by the coding sequence ATGAAACCTAAAATTTTAGATGCTTCAGCGTTTATTCATGATTACAATCCTATTTTAGAGGAAGGGGAACATTATACAACATACGACATCATCAGTGAGGTTGAATCGCGGGCAGAAATTGTTAAGCAATCTCTAAATCTTGGAAAGTTAAAGGCCATGGAACCAAGTGTTAAGAATATATTAAAAGTAAAAGATATGGTTTCAAAAACTGGAGATGCTTTATCTGAGGCAGATATTGGCATTTTAGCATTGGCATTGGATTTAGATGGAGTTTTATATACTGATGATTATGGTATTCAAAATGTTGCGAGAAAACTTGGTGTTGAAGTGAGGTCAATAATTACAGAGGGTGTTAAAGAGGAGTTTATATGGAGAAAGGTTTGTAAAGGCTGTAAAAAAATGTACCCAATGGAACACGAGGAAGATGTCTGTGAGATTTGTGGAGGGATTTTGGAGAGAAAAATGGTCAAAGGCAGGTTAAGAAAAAAACATAAGGCTAAAAGAAAGAAAAAGAAAAAAATGTGGTAA
- a CDS encoding radical SAM protein has protein sequence MELNEKNNILDLSSFRMITGVKSKDNKLILEINKNYECEVEIPYNVDIEDDKIIINEHPLKVENIKRGILNLISLSISQNLVNKITNRRTYYIAPPIPLIGHTAFGLIDRGTNIIQVRGLSGCNINCPFCSVDEGKHSKTRKNDYYVDVDYLVEEYKKIVEFKGNKFIEAHLDGQGEPTLYYPLADLVQNLSEINKEGKGIVSMQSNGVGLTYKMIDELEEAGLHRINLSINALDEKMAKILAGRKDYNIEKILDIAEYIKNSKIHLLIAPILLPNVNDEEVKKVIDYAIELDQRIPQNVINPITNKKDPILGVQLCLIYQFGRRVKKMKIWEFKKFYKLLKDYEAQYGAKGIDVKLKLHPSDFGTHRRKKLPCPFKVGEVVNVDVVMDGRIKGEVIGVAKNRIVQIINCKNEHKLIGNNIRVKILRTKDNIIVSTPV, from the coding sequence ATGGAGTTAAATGAAAAAAATAATATTCTTGATTTATCATCATTTAGGATGATTACTGGCGTGAAAAGTAAAGATAACAAATTAATTTTGGAAATTAACAAAAATTACGAGTGCGAGGTAGAAATTCCATACAATGTGGATATAGAGGACGACAAGATTATAATAAACGAACATCCACTCAAAGTAGAAAATATAAAAAGGGGGATATTAAATTTAATATCACTTAGTATTTCCCAAAATTTGGTAAATAAGATAACCAATAGAAGAACATACTACATAGCTCCTCCAATTCCTCTCATAGGACACACTGCATTTGGTTTAATAGATAGGGGAACAAACATTATCCAAGTTAGAGGCTTGAGTGGGTGTAATATAAACTGCCCATTCTGTTCTGTTGATGAAGGGAAACATTCCAAAACAAGAAAAAATGATTACTATGTTGATGTTGATTATTTGGTTGAAGAATATAAAAAGATTGTTGAGTTTAAGGGAAACAAGTTCATCGAGGCACATTTAGATGGGCAGGGAGAGCCTACCCTATACTACCCTTTGGCAGATTTAGTTCAAAATCTAAGCGAAATAAATAAGGAAGGGAAAGGTATTGTATCGATGCAAAGTAATGGAGTAGGTTTGACATACAAGATGATTGATGAGTTGGAAGAAGCAGGGCTGCATAGGATTAATTTGTCAATTAATGCATTAGATGAAAAGATGGCAAAAATCTTAGCTGGAAGAAAGGATTACAATATTGAGAAGATTTTAGATATTGCCGAATATATAAAGAATTCAAAGATACACTTGTTAATAGCCCCAATTCTATTGCCAAATGTGAATGATGAGGAAGTTAAGAAAGTTATTGATTACGCCATAGAGTTAGACCAAAGAATTCCGCAAAATGTCATAAACCCAATAACTAACAAAAAAGACCCAATATTGGGAGTTCAGTTGTGTTTGATTTATCAGTTTGGTAGAAGGGTAAAGAAGATGAAAATTTGGGAATTTAAAAAATTCTACAAATTATTGAAGGATTATGAAGCCCAATATGGGGCAAAGGGTATTGATGTTAAATTAAAACTCCACCCAAGTGATTTTGGAACACATAGAAGAAAGAAACTCCCATGCCCTTTTAAGGTGGGAGAGGTTGTTAATGTAGATGTTGTTATGGATGGGAGGATTAAGGGAGAGGTCATAGGTGTTGCAAAGAACCGAATAGTTCAAATAATAAATTGTAAAAATGAACATAAATTAATTGGAAACAACATAAGGGTTAAAATTTTAAGGACAAAAGATAACATCATAGTTTCAACGCCAGTATAA
- the mobB gene encoding molybdopterin-guanine dinucleotide biosynthesis protein B, which yields MRIIGVIGPKNSGKTTLICELLKKLPFKAAVIKHTCKDIDVDAEGTDSYKLKQFSNTTVFSTNKGTAFYKDKLSLEEILSKIDEDFVIVEGFKEELSKLNIPKIVMIKGNEGLELIDEHTITVIKDYDYDVEDVLKLVLEKATVPSFNLNCKHCGYDCKSFVSAVVKGEAKWNDCVLSSGIKIVVNGKIIPANPFVSKIIKNTIKAMIETLKGVDKPKNIEIKID from the coding sequence ATGAGGATTATTGGAGTTATAGGTCCTAAAAATTCTGGAAAAACAACCCTTATCTGCGAACTTTTAAAAAAACTCCCATTTAAAGCAGCAGTTATAAAACACACATGTAAAGACATTGATGTTGACGCTGAAGGAACGGACTCTTATAAATTAAAGCAATTCTCAAACACAACAGTTTTTTCTACAAACAAAGGGACTGCATTTTATAAAGATAAGTTGTCTCTTGAAGAAATTTTATCAAAAATAGATGAAGATTTTGTTATTGTTGAAGGGTTCAAAGAAGAACTCTCAAAATTAAATATACCAAAAATAGTTATGATTAAAGGTAATGAAGGTTTAGAACTTATTGACGAACACACCATAACGGTTATAAAGGATTACGACTATGATGTTGAGGATGTATTAAAACTCGTTTTGGAAAAGGCTACTGTACCATCGTTCAACTTAAATTGTAAACACTGTGGTTATGACTGTAAATCTTTTGTAAGTGCTGTTGTTAAAGGAGAGGCGAAATGGAATGACTGCGTTTTGTCCAGTGGTATAAAAATTGTTGTAAATGGGAAGATTATCCCTGCGAATCCATTCGTCTCAAAAATAATAAAAAACACCATAAAAGCAATGATTGAAACCCTAAAAGGTGTTGATAAACCAAAAAACATTGAAATTAAAATTGATTAA
- a CDS encoding ArsR/SmtB family transcription factor, which yields MDNGKYEAMAEVFKAFADPTRLMILKLLTENESMCVCKIIDELKKPQPTISHHLNILKKAGIIKAKKEGTWNYYYIVNPKVKELIQMIDEIL from the coding sequence ATGGACAATGGAAAATACGAAGCTATGGCTGAGGTATTTAAAGCATTTGCAGACCCAACAAGATTAATGATTTTGAAGTTATTAACTGAAAATGAGAGTATGTGCGTATGTAAAATTATTGATGAGTTAAAGAAACCACAACCCACAATATCTCACCACTTAAATATCTTAAAAAAGGCAGGTATTATAAAGGCAAAAAAAGAAGGAACTTGGAACTACTACTACATTGTAAATCCAAAAGTTAAGGAATTAATTCAAATGATTGATGAAATTCTATAA
- a CDS encoding transposase — MSGRKTKRKGYWKAYDKRFKIFNIKYTYDFVSFIINILLPYKEKRKVGRPLAISYNEYIATLIIKHIFRISLRDLETLSDYLHKKHIDSSTYGKAFQRIKISDLTKIIVGLHLIIANSLKSSVIIYIADSTGVHLLRVYCERIRVVNNEIKKVKYRVFDKMHVLACYYKDYGLISIVMVKWDNGYSSDSKNLLKMIKSLDFVKGAIILLDGGYDDEDLLRELLSIDLIPIVKTKEFKWDYGISKIRKKVKKLFDKKLYKIRGVIEAIFGGLKTKFRLTLNEKLPESRCRATLAVAIVHNILTLMRVISIRE, encoded by the coding sequence ATGAGCGGCAGAAAAACCAAAAGAAAAGGATACTGGAAAGCCTACGATAAGAGGTTTAAGATATTCAATATTAAGTACACTTATGATTTTGTTTCATTTATTATAAATATTTTACTTCCATATAAAGAAAAACGCAAAGTAGGAAGGCCTTTAGCTATAAGTTACAATGAATATATAGCTACTCTAATAATAAAACACATTTTTAGAATTAGTTTAAGAGATTTAGAAACTCTTTCCGATTATTTACATAAAAAGCATATAGATAGCTCCACATACGGAAAAGCTTTTCAGAGGATTAAAATAAGCGATTTAACTAAAATAATCGTTGGATTACACTTAATTATTGCTAATTCGTTAAAATCATCGGTTATAATTTACATAGCTGATTCCACTGGAGTCCATTTATTAAGAGTGTATTGTGAAAGAATCAGAGTTGTGAATAATGAAATAAAAAAGGTAAAGTATCGGGTTTTTGACAAAATGCACGTATTAGCTTGCTATTATAAAGATTATGGATTAATTTCGATTGTTATGGTAAAATGGGATAATGGATATAGTTCAGACAGTAAAAACTTACTAAAAATGATAAAATCTTTAGATTTTGTGAAAGGTGCGATAATATTGTTGGATGGTGGTTACGATGATGAAGATTTACTTAGAGAGTTGTTATCCATAGACCTCATTCCAATAGTTAAAACAAAAGAGTTTAAATGGGATTACGGTATTTCTAAAATCAGAAAGAAAGTTAAAAAATTGTTTGATAAGAAACTGTATAAAATTAGAGGGGTAATAGAAGCGATATTTGGAGGGCTAAAAACTAAATTTAGATTAACTCTAAATGAAAAACTACCTGAAAGTAGATGTAGAGCTACTTTAGCAGTAGCAATCGTTCATAATATTTTAACACTAATGAGAGTTATTAGTATTAGAGAGTAA